The DNA region GTTTCACCGAAGTAACCGCAAACCAGCGGGGCAAAGAAAGAACCCACATTTACACCCATATAAAATATAGTATAAGCAGAGTCTAAGCGTCTGTCTCCCGGTTCATAAAGTTGTCCGACCAATGACGAAACTGTAGGCTTAAAGCAGCCGTTTCCTAAAATCAAGAAGGTGAGTCCCCCATACATCAACCAGTGGGAAAGCTCTTTAGTATCCAGCATCGACGCACTGAAGAACATCAGGAACTGACCTACCGCCATCATCATGGCACCCCAGAAAACGGAACGCCGGATGCCCCAGTATTTATCAGCAATATATCCACCGATAAGCGGGGTGAGATAAACCAGTCCGGTATAGCTGCCATAAATAGAGGCGGCATGTTCCTTATCGAACAAGAGTGCCTGGGTTAGAAACAGGATGAAGATAGCACGCATACCGTAGTAGCTGAAACGTTCTGCCGTGCTGGTAGCAAAGACGAGGTAAAGACCTTTCGGGTGTTTGGATGTACTCATTATAGTATAGATATTTTCTTTATGGGAGGCAAAGTTATAGAATCTGATTAAAAAAACGTTTCTGTATTCAAATAAATTGTCTCTCTTTTGCGCTATAAGTGGAAAAAGTATATTTTTGCATACGAAGAGGATGAGAAAAAGATTTAGCAGGAAAGAGGTGCAGTCGCCTCGTAAGCTCAAGAGCTTTCTTAGAAAACAAATACTCTGGTATAAATACCACGATTTGTTTTAGTAAATACTCATCCTCTTCTTTTTTCATACCTATTGATAAGATGAATGGAATTCTGATAGCCGTACTTATTGTCACTTGCTTACTGGTTTACAAGATTATTTCTGCGAGTCGTAAACAGGAAGGATACAAGAGGTGGAAAGCAGGAAACCGCGACCATACGGAGCATACTGCCAATGCCGGAACCACCCGTAAGGGATGGTTCAGCCAGCTTTTTAAAACTTCTGCTCCGCGAATCTCTCCAAGGTTTAAAGAAGAAGCCATATCTCAGTGTGCAAACTTGTTGGGAGTAGAAGAAATGAAGTTAAAAGAAATATTGAAGGATGTTTCCGCTCACTACCGGGAGTTCTGGATAGGTAAACGGAGGGGAGGTTACCGTATGATTTCAGCTCCGGATGACGAACTGAAGCCTGTTCAGGACGCTATTAACCATCGTATTTTATCCTTTGTAAATGTTCATCCGGCAGCTACCGGCTTTCGGTGCAGGATGTCCATAGCCGATAATGTTCGCCCACACTTGGGGAAGCAATATGTGCTGAAAACGGATATTCATGATTTTTTTAGTTCCATACGCAGTCCTCGCGTGAGGAATACATTTGAGGCAATGGGGTATCCGCCTGACATTGCGAAGGTGCTTGGAACTTTATGCTGTTTACATCGTTGTTTGCCTCAGGGGGCATCTACAAGTCCGGCATTGAGCAATATTATCTCTTATGAGATGGATAAAAAGTTGTCTGCACTGGCTGCCGAATATGGTTTGACTTATACCCGGTATGCCGATGACCTTACTTTTTCGGGGAATGTTTTCCCGGGAGAACAGATATTGTCTCAGGTCAAACAGATTGTCCGGGAAGAAAAGTTTGAATTGAATCATAAGAAAACCCGTTTCCTGAAGGAATATAGTCGGAAGATTATCACAGGAGTTTCCATCAGTTCCGGTGTGAAGCTGACTATTCCTAAAGCCCGAAAAAGGGAAATACGCAAGAATGTGCATTATATTTTGGCGAAAGGTTTGGCAGAACACCAGCGCCGGATAGGTTCTCACGATCCGGCTTATCTGAAACGGTTGATCGGGACTCTTTGCTATTGGCGGTCAATAGAACCGGATAATGTGTATGTGTCCGATTCTATCGCAGCCTTGAAGCGCTTAGAGAGAAGTTATTGATTGTTGCGTTTCTGAGTTGTCGGTTCTATATCGTAGTATCCCTCTTCTGTTTTTATAATCTTGGATTTTCCCTCTTTTACCCATTTGTTCCAATCGTCGAATAGTCCGGTGATATACTGGAACAGGTCTTCCGCAATATTGATTTCCGCACCCGATTTCAGGTTCAATACTAATTGGTCGTTTTCAACGGAAAGGAATTTCTTGGCTCTGTCTACTGCAATTAAATAAACCGTTTGATTGTATGCACGGTCTTCGTTCAATCCCGTGTGGTAGTTGTAGGGACCGATTGCATCGTCAGACATTGGGCGCTTGGTTTCCAAAAAAGTGGTGTCGGTGATGGAAGCCCGTAACTTGCGGGCCTCTTCCCATGCTTTCTTATGCTCCGCGGCAATCTCTTCGTTTTTGATGTCCTCTTGAATTTGCCTGTACATGGCTTTGAACTCAGGCCCTTCACCTGAAATCGCAAAATTACCGCTTTCGATGTGAGCGTTCACCAAAGGATTACATACTACCTTGTTGTTGCATACAAAACCGATATGCTTACCTATCGACTGTTCGGTAGCGTCTGCCCATATCTTAATGGACTGGTCGTTCACTCTACCCACAATCTGATAGGCCATTTTACCTGTTCGCTCACTCATAAAAGAGTCAAGCCTTATAGAAACAAAATCTTTGGTTGTAACGATGGGCTCTACCGAAAGGCTGTCTTGTGCGCCGCTTGTGATGTAGTACCAGCCGTTGGGGCGGTATGGTTCAAAACTCCTTCCCAATGAAGTTAACGTTAAAGACGTAATTACTAATAAAACAGTGAACGTTTTCATGGTCTGACTTTTTATATGTAGTTATTCAATCTTTATTTTAGTCCGACAACTACCTCATGGATTGATGAATGAGTCGGAATATCCGGTATCAAACATAAGATGCTCATTGTCATCTTCTAAATAATAGCTTAGAGCTGGTTCACCTAAATAATAATCATCTATATAGTTGTTGTACCTCTTTTGCAAAGATAACAACTAATCAACGTAATAACTATATAGACAGGGCAAAATAAACTTGTTTATCAGGCATTTTTTTATTGTGATACAGAAATGTTGTTACTTTTTTCTGTTTCCCTTAATAATCCGCATTAACTTATTCTTTATGAGTTGTTTTCTCAACGGAGACAAGCGATCGATGTACAATTTTCCTTGTGTGTGCTCAAATTCATGCTGAATGATTCGTGCGGTATAGCCGTAGTAAGTCCTGTTTTGCTCTTTGAACTCATTATCCTGATACCTGATTGTCACCGACCAGAGGCGTGTAACTTCTTCGTAAAGGTCGGGAATACTCAGGCAACCTTCCCCTGCAGTCCATACTTTCTCGCTATAAGCTATTATTTTTGCATTGATGAATGTTTCCTCTATTCCGCAATCCTCTTCCACAAAGAAGTGTTCTCTTTCCTTAGCGGACATATATGTATAGGTATCTTTGCTGTTTACTATGAACAGCTTGATGGGAAGATTGATTTGTGGTGCGGCTAATCCGCATCCGTCCGCATTTCTCAGCGTCTGCCACATGGTTTCTATAACTTCCTGGATATTGGGATAATTCTGTTCTATGTCTTCACATTCTTTTCTTAATACGGAGTTGCCGTAGACGGTTATCGGTTTAATCATATTCTTTTTTGTGGCAAAGGTAGGTTATAACTACCATTGTTCATCATAAATTTAGACGTATTTTCTATGTGTATACATAAGTTCTTTGCTGCGAAATTATATATATGCAAAAGGTGTTTTGAAAGCTTTAAGATGTACTCTTGACCAGATATTCTACATTTTCTGACCAGTTTTTAGTCGTTTTTGCCAATAAAAGTACAGTAATAGATATATATTGCTTTTATTTTCAACATCTCTCAATTAATTAACCATTAAATTTGCAATATAACCATTAAATTTTATACACTTATGAAGACAAGATTGCTTATCTTATTATTATTCCTATATGTAGGAGGAAATCTAGTAGCTCAAAATGCTACAATTACGGGTGTTGTCACAGATAGTGAGACTAAGGACTTCTTAATTGGCGCAACTGTCATGCTAAAAGGTTCGAATAAGGGAACAATAACAGATGCCAATGGGCAGTATACCTTATTTATACCTAAAGGCAAGCAGACAATCCAATTCTCTTTCATTGGATATCAGACGCAAGATTTTGATGTAGATCTTAAATCTAATGAAGTGAAGACACTGAACCTCGTTATGCGTCCGGATAATCATATGTTGAAAGAAGTCGTGATCAGCGCTCAAGCCAAAGGGCAGACAGCAGCGATTAAAAGTCAGTTAAATGCAACTGGTATTATGAATGCTGTATCTGAAGAAAAGTTGCATGAACTTCCGGATGTAAATGTTGCTGATGCTATTGGCCGTCTTCCTGGTTTAATGATCCAACGCGATGGAGGAGAGGGCCAAAAAATCATCATACGTGGTTTGGATCCTAAGTATAACTCGGTAGCTATTAACGGTATGAATGCGCCATCAACAAGTAGCACCGATCGGAGTACTGACTTGAATATGATTTCACCGGACATGATTGCTGGGGCTGAAGTATTGAAAGCCAGTACGGCCGACAAGGATGCCGATGGATTGGGAGGAACAGTAAACCTAATAATGAAAGATGCCCCGAGAGACTTCAAACTTAATGTAACCGGAGAAACAGGTTACCATTCACAAATTAATGGAATGGGGCGGTATAAAGGTGGTATCATGGCGAGCAATCGATTTTTTAGCGAAAGATTAGGTGTCATATTTACCGCAAGCGCTGACCAGACAGACCGGAGCAATGATACATTTAATGCAGCTTATAAAGTAAATGGTAATACGCCTACTCCTGGGTTTGATTACACGAAACCATGGATTACAGGGGTTAGTCTGGAATCAAATTTAGAAAAGCGTCAACGTTTTAACGTAAACCTGAATATGGATTTCGACTTGGGAAAAGGGTCTAAACTCAAAATGTCTAATCTCTTTAGTAGAATGAACAGAGATCGTGATATTCGTCAAAAACGTTATGATTTAGAAGGAACCCGATTGAGATTTCAACAAACTGACCGTAATTCACATAATACCAATATTACCAATATGTTGCAAGGCGAGTTCAATGTTTTGGGAGCAACCTTGAATCTCGGAGTGGGACGTAGTAGTTCGCGCACAAGAACCCCATACGATCA from Bacteroides sp. MSB163 includes:
- a CDS encoding SecDF P1 head subdomain-containing protein, which encodes MKTFTVLLVITSLTLTSLGRSFEPYRPNGWYYITSGAQDSLSVEPIVTTKDFVSIRLDSFMSERTGKMAYQIVGRVNDQSIKIWADATEQSIGKHIGFVCNNKVVCNPLVNAHIESGNFAISGEGPEFKAMYRQIQEDIKNEEIAAEHKKAWEEARKLRASITDTTFLETKRPMSDDAIGPYNYHTGLNEDRAYNQTVYLIAVDRAKKFLSVENDQLVLNLKSGAEINIAEDLFQYITGLFDDWNKWVKEGKSKIIKTEEGYYDIEPTTQKRNNQ
- a CDS encoding retron St85 family RNA-directed DNA polymerase, whose translation is MNGILIAVLIVTCLLVYKIISASRKQEGYKRWKAGNRDHTEHTANAGTTRKGWFSQLFKTSAPRISPRFKEEAISQCANLLGVEEMKLKEILKDVSAHYREFWIGKRRGGYRMISAPDDELKPVQDAINHRILSFVNVHPAATGFRCRMSIADNVRPHLGKQYVLKTDIHDFFSSIRSPRVRNTFEAMGYPPDIAKVLGTLCCLHRCLPQGASTSPALSNIISYEMDKKLSALAAEYGLTYTRYADDLTFSGNVFPGEQILSQVKQIVREEKFELNHKKTRFLKEYSRKIITGVSISSGVKLTIPKARKREIRKNVHYILAKGLAEHQRRIGSHDPAYLKRLIGTLCYWRSIEPDNVYVSDSIAALKRLERSY
- the def gene encoding peptide deformylase, whose product is MIKPITVYGNSVLRKECEDIEQNYPNIQEVIETMWQTLRNADGCGLAAPQINLPIKLFIVNSKDTYTYMSAKEREHFFVEEDCGIEETFINAKIIAYSEKVWTAGEGCLSIPDLYEEVTRLWSVTIRYQDNEFKEQNRTYYGYTARIIQHEFEHTQGKLYIDRLSPLRKQLIKNKLMRIIKGNRKK